The following proteins are co-located in the Lacticaseibacillus paracasei subsp. paracasei genome:
- a CDS encoding CBS domain-containing protein: MAVTQLTQRQNKIIQLLKAESPMTGETLATKLNISLATIRADLRLLTTIGILDARPKVGYAYQGENLLQMDSQKFFQTTIAAILLPPTEIKLTTSMEEAVTKLFLADVGSLYVLDDDGALVGLISRKDLLRASFTNRDTTLPASIVMTRMPNVITVTADTSIIAASKLLLKHNVDSLPVVQNAGDTHVIGKITKNRIFKYLIETLVP; the protein is encoded by the coding sequence GTGGCCGTCACGCAACTGACCCAGCGCCAAAATAAAATCATTCAGCTACTGAAAGCGGAAAGTCCGATGACAGGGGAAACGTTGGCGACTAAGCTCAACATTAGTTTGGCGACAATTCGCGCTGATTTACGGCTGTTGACAACAATTGGAATCTTAGATGCGCGACCTAAAGTCGGCTATGCGTATCAAGGCGAGAATCTGTTGCAAATGGATAGCCAAAAGTTCTTTCAGACCACTATTGCTGCTATCTTACTGCCGCCGACGGAGATTAAATTGACGACATCAATGGAAGAAGCCGTCACCAAACTGTTTTTAGCCGACGTTGGTTCATTGTACGTATTAGATGATGATGGTGCTTTAGTTGGCCTCATCTCGCGTAAAGATTTATTACGAGCAAGCTTTACTAATCGCGATACAACGTTACCAGCGAGCATCGTCATGACCCGCATGCCGAATGTGATTACCGTCACCGCTGATACATCGATCATCGCGGCCAGCAAACTGCTCCTTAAACACAATGTTGATTCGCTGCCGGTAGTCCAAAATGCTGGCGATACCCATGTGATTGGAAAAATTACAAAAAACCGAATTTTTAAATATCTCATTGAAACCCTTGTCCCATAA
- a CDS encoding 2,3-bisphosphoglycerate-dependent phosphoglycerate mutase yields the protein MVKLVLLRHGESIANQKNTYTGWSDVGLTAEGKAQAETAGEKIASTGILFDHVHTSVLSRAIMTAYIVQDKIGQNYLPITKSWRLNERHYGALRGINKDLTRKLFGPDQVESWRRSFSAHPPLLANPSRTRRYHCYPATIIPRGESLADASQRLLPYWTAELAPRLLSGKNQLIVAHGSTLRALVKFMEDISDAGINKVEIGNAQPIVYTLDDKITILDKQTL from the coding sequence GTGGTTAAATTAGTCCTGTTAAGGCATGGCGAGAGCATCGCCAATCAGAAGAATACTTATACCGGCTGGTCGGATGTGGGTTTAACCGCAGAGGGTAAGGCACAGGCTGAGACAGCTGGGGAAAAAATCGCGTCCACGGGGATCTTGTTTGATCATGTTCATACGAGCGTGCTATCGCGGGCAATCATGACGGCATACATCGTGCAAGATAAGATCGGCCAGAACTACCTGCCGATCACGAAAAGTTGGCGGCTTAATGAGCGGCATTACGGTGCCTTACGTGGTATTAACAAGGACTTGACGCGCAAGCTGTTTGGCCCGGATCAGGTTGAAAGTTGGCGGCGGAGTTTTTCCGCACATCCGCCATTACTTGCTAATCCTAGTCGAACCCGGCGGTACCACTGTTATCCAGCCACGATCATCCCGCGCGGCGAGAGCCTCGCCGATGCGAGTCAACGGTTGTTACCGTATTGGACAGCTGAACTGGCACCGCGCCTTTTGTCCGGGAAAAATCAGCTCATTGTCGCTCACGGCTCTACTTTGCGCGCCTTGGTGAAGTTTATGGAAGACATCAGCGATGCTGGCATCAACAAGGTCGAAATTGGAAATGCGCAACCAATTGTTTACACCTTGGATGACAAGATAACCATTCTGGATAAGCAAACTTTATAA